The proteins below come from a single Nocardioides eburneiflavus genomic window:
- a CDS encoding isochorismatase family protein, translated as MARALIVVDVQNDFCEGGSLPVAGGARVAAEINDLLHRWHARSGDAPPYDVVVATKDHHVDPGHHWSVKPDYAESWPVHCKVGTEGAAFHPNLDPQPFDEVFYKGEHAAAFSGFEGRTADDETLADWLRSRGVDEVDVCGIATDHCVRATALDSAAEGFSTRVLTAMCAGVAEDSTASAITEMAGAGVEIA; from the coding sequence ATGGCCCGAGCCCTGATCGTCGTCGACGTGCAGAACGACTTCTGCGAGGGCGGGTCGCTGCCCGTCGCAGGCGGGGCGCGGGTGGCGGCCGAGATCAACGACCTGCTGCACCGGTGGCACGCCCGGTCGGGCGACGCGCCGCCGTACGACGTCGTGGTCGCGACCAAGGACCACCACGTCGACCCGGGGCACCACTGGTCGGTCAAGCCCGACTACGCCGAGTCGTGGCCGGTGCACTGCAAGGTCGGCACCGAGGGGGCGGCGTTCCACCCCAACCTCGACCCGCAGCCCTTCGACGAGGTGTTCTACAAGGGCGAGCACGCGGCCGCCTTCTCCGGCTTCGAGGGCCGGACGGCCGACGACGAGACGCTCGCCGACTGGCTGCGCTCGCGGGGCGTCGACGAGGTGGACGTGTGCGGCATCGCCACCGACCACTGCGTCCGCGCGACGGCGCTCGACAGCGCGGCGGAGGGCTTCAGCACCCGCGTGCTCACCGCGATGTGCGCCGGTGTCGCGGAGGACTCCACGGCTTCGGCGATCACCGAGATGGCCGGCGCCGGCGTCGAGATCGCGTGA